The genomic region GGTACGCGGCACTACTACCTGCCAGCTGCACATGCGTTCATTCAAAGATGGCGATACTATTGCAATTGAACCCTGGCGTGCCAAGCCATTTCCTATTGTGAAAGACCTTGTAGTTGACCGTTCTGCCCTTGACCTGATTATTCAGGCGGGTGGCTATGTATCCGTCAATACCGGCGGAGTCCCCGATGCCAATGCAATTCCCATACCCAAGAAAAATGCCGATTTTGCAATGGACGCAGCTTCGTGTATCGGATGTGGCGCCTGCGTGGCTGCCTGTGCCAATGCATCGGCCATGCTGTTTGTCGGAGCCAAAGTATCGCAGCTGGCGCTTTTACCGCAGGGTAAAATTGAAGCTGGCGAGCGGGTTCAAAATATGGTGAAGGAAATGGATAAACTGGGATTTGGCAACTGCAGCAATATGTACGCCTGCGAAGCTGAATGCCCGAAAGAAGTATCGGTAAGCAACATCGCCCGGATGAACAGGCAATTCATGAAAGCCCGGGTTTGCAGTGAGAACCCAAGCAACAGGAGCTTCGGGTCATAAAAAGAAAAATGATTACCATAAAAAAAGCCGACTCTGTTTCAGGACGGCTTTTTTTGATACTTGTGTAATCTGTTATTTGATTACAATGTATTTTGCTTTTTCTGTTCCGCAGAGTTCACATTCGTTCTGAACATCTTTTGCGTCATAGGTGAAACCGCATTTCGGACAAACAAAATACTGTGATGCCAAAGATTTTGTTTTTTTGGCATTGAAAGCATCAAGTGCTGCCTGATACATTTTTACGTGTTTTTTCTCTGTGTCGAATGCCCAGTTGAAGCTCTTTACTGCTTTGTCGGCATTGTCGGTCTGTGCCTGAGTTATAAATCCCGGGTACATGGTTTGAACTTCGTAAGTTTCGCCTTTAACAGCCGCTTCAAGATTTTCTTTGGTGGTTTTTACACTGAAAGTATCGGGTTGAACTTCGGCTTTTTCACCCATTTCTTCCAAAACTTTCTTGTGATTTCCTGCATGGATACTTTCTGATTTTGAAGCAGCTTCAAATAATTTGGAAATCTGAATCTGACCTTCTTCTTTGGCTTTTTTTGCAAATGCATCATATTTTGCACTGGCAGTAGTTTCACCTTTAAGCGCAGCTTTGAGGTTCTCAACGGTTTTGTTTACTTTAACGGTTGTGTCCTGTGCCGGTTTGTCTTTGTTTTCCTGTTTGTTTCCACCGCAGCTTGCCATAAAGGCGATTACGGTAACGGCAATTGCCATAAAAAATAAGTTTCTCTTCATCAGATT from Bacteroidota bacterium harbors:
- a CDS encoding succinate dehydrogenase/fumarate reductase iron-sulfur subunit, translated to MNLTLKIWRQKSAAAKGSFVTYKVTDVSADSSFFEMLDVLNQQLIEKGQDPVSFDHDCREGICGTCSLYINGRPHGPVRGTTTCQLHMRSFKDGDTIAIEPWRAKPFPIVKDLVVDRSALDLIIQAGGYVSVNTGGVPDANAIPIPKKNADFAMDAASCIGCGACVAACANASAMLFVGAKVSQLALLPQGKIEAGERVQNMVKEMDKLGFGNCSNMYACEAECPKEVSVSNIARMNRQFMKARVCSENPSNRSFGS
- a CDS encoding ferritin family protein, producing the protein MKRNLFFMAIAVTVIAFMASCGGNKQENKDKPAQDTTVKVNKTVENLKAALKGETTASAKYDAFAKKAKEEGQIQISKLFEAASKSESIHAGNHKKVLEEMGEKAEVQPDTFSVKTTKENLEAAVKGETYEVQTMYPGFITQAQTDNADKAVKSFNWAFDTEKKHVKMYQAALDAFNAKKTKSLASQYFVCPKCGFTYDAKDVQNECELCGTEKAKYIVIK